The window TGTTGCGGCCCTGTTTGCCATAGGTATCATTGTACCAGTAGTCTTTAGCCGTACCGTCGCCCTTCTCAAGCAGCTCGTTGATATCCAACAGAACGCCCTGAGTAGCAAACTTCAATACGTCAGTTTCGGTCATCTGATACATAGAAGCATACATAGGAATGTTGTTCTGAGCTGCAAAACGAGTCTGCAGAGTCGTCAGATACTGGTCATCCTTAACATACTCCATTACCAGATTGATGCCCTTAGCTTCCATCAATTCACGGAATGCCTTGAATGCATACATGTCATCCATTTCGGTTGCATAATCGAAACGAGTGCTTGCATCATCACCCAGAACAGTAAAGTCCTGCATCTCGACATTTCCCTGAGGCTCGCTGGTCTCATTGGAAGCGGTGCTGTCCGTAGTGCCACTGTTGGTCTTGGAGTCTTCGTTGTCAGAAGAGCAGCCAGCCAGCATAGACAGGCACATGGACGCAGCTAAAAGTGTTACTAATAGCTTTTTCATGTCAAATCCTCCTTATAAGATTTGTGATTTATTTGATAACAGCCAGAGGCCGCCGCTAAGCGGCAACCCCCTACTGATTATCACAGATTTAAAGTGCAGGCTTATGCATCAGCCCTTCAAAGAACCAACCATTACGCCTTTTACGAAATATTTCTGCAGGAAAGGATATACCAGCATGATCGGCAACGTTGCCACTACGATCATGGTATATCGCAGCTGCTCAGCAGAAAGAGCTGCCAGCATGGCTGCTTCACCATCCTCAGAAGTACCGCCCTGCGTACCGCTCTGCTGCTGTGCCACTTTCTCCTGCAAAATCAGCATACGGCGCAGATAAAGCTGCAACGGCTGCTTGCTGGCATTGGGCAAATAAATCATAGCAGCATACCAGGAGTTCCACTGTGCAACCAAGGTATAGATGGCAATAACGGCCATAATCGGCTTGGAAGTAGGCACATAAACGTGCAACAGGATCTGGTAGTTGTTAGCACCATCAATACGAGCAGATTCACGAAGCGCTTCATCAATACTCATAAAGAAGGTACGTACCAAAATGATATACCACATGCTTACGATACCAGGGAAGATGATTGCCCAGCGGGTATCATACAAATGCAGGTAGTTAGACATCAAAATGAACTGAGGAATCAAACCGCCGCTGAAGTACATGGGGATCAAGATGAAGAAGGACATCAGTCTCTTTCCGCGCATATACGGTGAAGTCAGCGGATATGCAGCCATTGCACAGACAATCAGCATACCGATTGTACATGAGACTGCATAAAGAATCGTATTGCCATAGCTAACCCAGATTTGACTATCCTCTACCACCTGTGCATAAGAACCAAAGTAGAAGCCCTTAGGCAACAGGAACACGTCCATCGTACGGGCAGCAATCGGTTCACTGACAGAGATAATGATAACATACCATACCGGGTAGATACAGATCAATGCCAGAACGATCAAGATAGCATATACAATTGCGGTAGCAACGGAGGAGCCATTTTTAATATGATTCGGATTTCTCTTAGACATAATTCATTCTCCTCCTTCCTTAGAACAAGCCTGCGCCGGTCAGCTTATCAGAAATCTTATTTGCAATGAATACCATTCCAAAGTTGATAACTGTTTGAATCATACCGATCGCAGTTGTATAACTGAATTTTCCGCCCTGCAGACCTTCACGGTAGATGTAGGTACCGATAACATCGGCTACTTCATACGTAGCAGGCACATACAGCAACAGGATCATATCCGTGTTAGCACCCAACAAACCACCAACTGCCATAATCAACATGATAGCAATGGTAGGAATGATGCTCGGAAGTGTAATATGAATGGCCTGCTGGAAACGGTTAGCGCCGTCCAGCCGTGCGGATTCATACATGGAAGTATCAATAGAAGTAATAACAGACATGTACAGAATGGAGTTAAATCCGAAGCTCTTCCAGATATTTGACAATACATATATCGTCGGGAAGGCGCTGGGAACCGTTCTCCATGCTTTTGCTTCACCGCCCAGAGCCACGATCAGCTTATTGATAATACCGGCTGGGTTGATGAAGGAGATCAACATACCACACATAACTACCATAGAAATAAAGTACGGCAGATAAGATGCAGTCTGCACGAACTTCTTAAAGCCCATTACATTGACTTCATTTAACAGAAGTGCAAATACAATCGGAACCCAGAAGCCCCATGCTAAGTTCAAAAAGCTCAGCCAAAGGGTGTTACCCATCAAACGCTTGAAGTAAATACTTTCATAGAATTTGATAAAGTGCTTAAATCCAACCCATTTGGTGTTTGCGCCCCAGAACGGTGCACCAGGCGCGTAATCCTGGAATGCGATTACATAACCGTACATGGGGATGTAACAATAGATGAATATGATGATGATGGCCGGAAGCATTAAGGTGTATAGCTCAACGTTATCCTTCAGCAGCATCAATTTGCGCTGCTTCGTCATTTTCTTCTTCGCAGGCGCCATAGCGTTACTACTCATTTAATTCATCCTCTCCTTTCAGATTTTTAGAATTACGCCAAAGAAAGTTTACCGGCTTTTATTTCCTTAACACAAGGCTTTTAAAAACCGCTAAATCTATGCAAATTTACTATTCGTTGATTCGCCTCTGGTGTAATTTCCACAATTATTGTATTTGCTATTATAATGCACCATGGTTATCTTGTCAATATGCTTTGTATATTTTTTTCTACTCTGTAAAGAAAATATGAACGAACTGTAAAAATCAAAAGCGCTCTCAAGTGGCTTCTTTTCCCACTTTGTCACTTTTCTTGCGGTAAAAAATCAGCTTAAAAGCATATAAAATCCACATTTTATACATATCTTGTCCATAATTTTGCTTTTTGGTGAATTTGACGAGAGGCCTAAATTTCTTTCGTCATTTTGAACAAAACAGAGCATCGTCCCTCATCAGGAACGATGCTCCTCTCTGACAATGATATTGGACCAGCACATCTTTCCTTCCCGGTCGCGTGCCTCAATCCGCACGTAGCGCTCTGCCTTTGCCATTATATACTCCGCATGGGTCAGCCCTTCTCCAAATACTACCCGCTTTCCATTATACAGACTGTTCGTCATAAACCGGACCTCCTGTACCGGTGAAAGCTCTACGCTCACATGATCCCCCTCTATTTGAATGCGTTTAATTTCCGGCCCCTGCGACGCATAAAACCGGTTTTCCATCAGCGCCTGCCGAATCTCCGGCCAGCTGTTATGCTCAGCCTGCACCATGATATAACCGCCGAAAATATCGCGGTCATAGCGGTGTACATCATCCACGGCCGTAATCCGTTTATACACGCCGCGGCTTGCCAGCATATCGATATAAAGCTCCGAATAGCCCCGTCCGCTGTACACATCCGAAATCGTATTGTATACCTCTATCGCATCATACTCCTTAAGCTCCAGCGCCTGCTCAAACGTCATCAGCGACCAGATCGGATGCGCCAGCGTGCAGAAGCCTCCCGCCGCATGGATCGCATCCACAATATCCTGCGGCGAAAAGCTGTCATCCTGCGCGATATCATGCGCAAGGCCAACGCCCGTGATATGATACGCATATTCCGGAGCTTCCTTTAAAAAGTTGCGGTGGTACTCCGCTGCCGGAATCACCAAAAAGCTATCGTCCTCATATCCGGCAAAGCGCTTTCGGTGATCGGTAATTGCCAAGAAGTCATACCCCTGCGCTTTATAAAGGGCAATGCATTCCTCCGGCGTTTTATCTCCGTCCGACTGCGTGGTATGCGCATGCAGATTCCCCTTAAGCCAGCGCTTCCCCGGCTGCCATAAATCCATTATTTTTCCTCCATATTGATACGAATGTGGAATTTAAACTTCGCTTCATTAAACTGATATTTTTCCTTCAGGCGCGGACCGCAGCTGTTAGAGCCAATACCGGCCATCGCATAATCCAGGCACACCACCGTATCCGGCGCCTCCTCCAGCTCAAAATTATGCTTCTTGGCAGCCAGCTCCTCCTGCGTATACCGTGAAATATTAAAGCTGAAGCCCTCTTCCGAAACAGCCTGAATGCCCACGCCGTTTTGATCCGTCACCTTAGCCTCCAAGCAGCCATAATGACTGCCCGATTCCTGCGGCTTCAGATAATCCTCATGGTTTTCCGCCGCCGTCGTCTCAAACCGGCTTATATAGGAAGCCTGATGCTTATCCACATAACTCTCGTACGGACCATAGCCATAATACTCCGCCTGATCCATTGCCTTTGGCATAAACAGACGCAGACCAAAGCGCGGCAGATCCGGCATATTCATCTCCTTCTTTGCCTTCACCGTCATATCCAAGCTGCCATCCGTCCCAATCAGATAGGTCACATCGAGCTCCAATACCTTTTGTAGATAGATGGGAGCCAGCGACATTTTGCAGCGCACGCTGCAAAGACCGTCCTTGGCCTTTGCCTTGACGCTGTATACATGCGCAAGCACGCGGTCAAATCCGCTCTCGATCCACTTGAGCTTGATATACTGATCGTTATCGGTGGGCGCGCGCCAGATGTTAAAGCCCATGGGCTTTGTGATGCGGTCCTGATTTTTATAGACCAGATGTGTCCACTGGCCGGTGAGTTTATCGAAGGTGTAACGCAGCTTGTCGGTTTTGATGACGAGCTCCTTTTCATTTTCCTGCAGCTTGAAATCGCCTTTGTTTTTCTGCTCGGGCAGCGTGATGGCTTCGCTGCGCAGCTGCAGCTGGTCGCGGCCAAGCTCGTGCCCCGTTTCGGTGAGCAGCTGATCGCCGCGCTGCACATAGATGATATTCAGATAGCAGTTTCCTTTGCGCGGCATGGCAAAGTCCAGTGTCACTTCGACCGATTCATGCGGACCTGCCTCCAGCTCCGGCAGCAAGCCGCTTTGCAGAATCTGACCGTCGCGCTCGACCTCATAATAACCGGCCACTGCATCCTTCAAATTGGTAAAATCATAATAATTGGTAAAGCGGACCGTTCCTTTGGCGCCGTCCACCATCTCAGCGCGTACGGGACGAATCACATTTTTAAACTCAAGCAGGCTTTCGCTGGGCGTACGGTCCGGATACACCAAACCGTCCATACAGAAATTGCCATCATGCGGAAATTCGCCGAAATCGCCTCCATAAAGGAATTTGGGTTTTCCGGTCTCGGTCGTGCCGGCATACACGGCATGGTCGCACCACTCCCAGACAAAGCCGCCAACAAAACCATCGTATTTTTGGATGATCTGCCAATAATCTTCGGCATCTCCGGGACCGTTGCCCATGGCATGGATATACTCGCACAGCACATAAGGCTTGGGCGTGCCGCCCGGATTGCAGCCGGCTCCCTGATCCTCGCCGGCAAAATAGCGCTCAATCTGCTCGGTGGGCGCATACATGCGGCTGAACAGATCCAGCATGCTTACATCGTTGGTATGTCCGGTGGGCTGCTCCACAGAGCGCTCATAATGAAGCAGACGAGAAGGATCATAGGCTTTGATCCAGCGGCCTGACTTTTCAAAGTTCTCTCCATAGCCGGCTTCATTGCCCATCGACCAGATCACAACCGAGGCACAGTTTTTATCACGGATTACATTGCGCTTCTGCCGGTCCAGATTTGCCTCTTCAAACATCGGATCCTGCGCCAGCAGGCAGTAGTTGTCCACCCAGTTGCCGCCGATCAGCGGCACAGTGCCATGCGACTCCAGATCGGATTCAGAGATCACATAAAAGCCATATTCGCTGCACAGCTGCGGGAACCACGGCGCATTGGGATAATGGCTGGTACGGATGGCATTGATGTTATGCTCCTTCATGAGCTGCAGATCCACTATAGCCTGCTCCGGACTGATCGTATAGCCAGTAAACGGATCGCTGTCGTGGCGGTTCACGCCGCGGAACTTAATCTTCTGACCATTTAGCAGCACTACGCCGTCCTGCACCTCGATCTTGCGAAAACCGATCTTCTGTGCGATCACTTCCTCCTCACACTCAAGCAGCAGCGTATACTGCTTTGGCTGCTCCGCATTCCAGGTGATCACATTCTCTACCGTAAATTCAATACCGCTGCCCGGCTGCCGCTCTGCGAGAGCCTTGCCGTCCGGATCCAGCAGCGTCGCCTTCACCGGTACGCTGCCCCCGACATAATCCACGTCAACGCTCAGCTTGCCGTCCTTGTATCCATTCGTTAAATCCACATGGGCAAAAAAGTCACGGATATGGTGCTGCGGCCGCAGCATCAAATACACATCGCGAAAGATGCCGCTCATGCGCAGCTTGTCCTGATCCTCCAGATAGCTGCCGTCGCACCACTTCAAAACGGCCACTGTCAGATCATTGTCTCCCTCTGCCAGAAGCTCCGTAATATCAAACTCACTGGTCGAATGACTCACCTGGCTGTAGCCGGCAAACTGTCCGTTGACCCACACATAGAAGCAGGAATCCACGCCCTCAAAACCTAAATAATAGCGGTCCGTCCCTTTTTCACCAATCTCGAAGCTGCGCTGATATACGCCGCAGGGGTTCTGCGCCGGCACATAAGGCGGATCATAGGGAAACGGATAATTGATATTCGTATACTGGTGACGGTCATAGCCATGATTCTGCCACACAGAGGGAACCGGGATCTGGTCATTGGAGATATCCTCGTTCCAGAAATTATCCGGCAGATCATACACGCTGTCATAATAATGGAAGCCCCAAAGGCCGCTCAGCGGCAAAAAGCGATCGGACATTTCGCGGTCTCCGAGGAGCGCTTCTTCCACGGTAGAAAACGGTACATAATAGGAGCGGTTGTCCACCGTCCCCACATGCAGGGTGCGGGGATCTTCATAATACTTAGGAATATTCATAATTACCTCTTTTCTGCGCTGTCCTTTGCGCATATTGCCAAGTTTGTGTCGCAGCGCAGACACAAACTTGTTCTCTTTTCTGCTGCTTAGCCCTGGGCGAGCGCCTGCAGGCGCGGCATTGCATATTTAAAAAACATTTGATAGGACTGACAGTAGTAATTGCGCGACAGATGCCCGTCGACGATTGGCTCACGGTTGCGCCGGCAGCCTCCCCGGCAGATGAACGCATAGGGGCAAGTCCTGCACGCAGGGTCAATTTGCCGCGAAAGCGGGATGAAGCCTAGCTGGTCGCGGTTTGCACTGATCTTTGCAAAGCTGTCGGTTCTCAAATTGCCGATACAGTACTCGTCCAGCATATAGAAGTCGCAGGGATATACGCGACCGTCGGCCTCGACGACATGCTGATGGCTGCAGCTTCCGCTCATACCGCAGGTTTGCGGCCGGCCGCCGCGCAGCATATTGATGAGATTGATGAAGTAGCCGATGTAGACCCAGTTCCCTTTGCTGAGATCCTGATACCACAGGTCGAACAGATCACATAGGAACTGGCCGTACAGCTGAGGCGTGAGCGAATAATTCTGCTGCCCCTCCTGTTCATAGAGCGGATCGAGGCAGGCGATATATTGCTGATAGGTAAAGCCCTGCTTGGAGAAAAAGCCGTAGGCCTTGCCGATGCTTTTGGCAAGCTCCTTGGTGACGACAATCAAAATATTGAATTCGGCCTTATGCTTCTTTAGAAGCTGAGCCGCATGCAGCACGCGGCTGTGCGTCCCTTTGCCAGCAGCATCGAGCCGGTACAGATCATGCAGATCCTTGTGTCCGTCCATGGAAAGCCCGACCAAAAACTGGTTTTGCGCAAAGAATTCGGCCCATTCATCATCGATCAGGTATCCGTTAGTTTGAATGGCATGGTGAATGGAAATGCCTCTGTGATTATGCTTTTTTTCAAGCTCGATCAGCCTTCGGTAGAAGCTGAGCCCTGCGAGCGTAGGCTCGCCGCCCTGAAAGCCAAGGTCAAGCGTGTGCTCGGTTTCGGCAAGCGCCTTTTGCAGAATGATTTCGAGCGTCTCCTCGCTCATCATGCCATAATTTTCTTCTTCACGCTTGCTGGTTTCATCCATATAAAAGCAGTACCGGCAGCGCATATTGCAGCTTCCGGACGCTGGTTTGATCAGTAGATTGATAGGCGGCATAGAACCTCCTCTCCTGTAGCTTCGGTCTTTGTTGCGCCTATTATAGCACCAGCCGCCAGAGCATGACAAGGGGCAATCTCTAAAAAGGCCACCGGATGACCACGATGGTATATCATCCAGCGGCCTTTTTCATATCTTTGCAGCAAATTCTGCATTAAAGCCCCTGATCTCTGAACATTCCCGCAATTTCCTCTGCGGTTTCCTGCATTCCACGCTGAAACCAAACTTCGATCCAGCCGTACAGCGCGTATGCTACATATGCTCTTGCGTATACTTCCACCTTTGAATGCTCGGGCTTCGGTCCGCATAGTCCGATAATGACATCTTTCAAAAGGTACACGAGATTTCTTTCATTTAATAGGCTGTAAAAATCTCTGTTTTTTTCAAAGTGTGCAAACAGTAAGCCGAGCAATTCATTTAATGGTCTGTTATCCTTTCGCTCTGCTTCGTCCGTCCATTCCTTGAATATTTTATGGATATATCCCCGCAGAATATCCTCCTTACTTTCATAATTTCGATAAAAGGAAGCTCTGCCGATGCCGGCAAGGTCGCACAATTCGCTGATGGATATATCTCCGATTGGCTTGTCCCGCAGCAACTTTAGAAGCGCGTCCGTAATATGCTCTATGACATAAGCGTTCCTTGCTTCGTTGCTAAACGGTGATACATTTTTCAGGGTCTGTCTCATTTTTCCGTCTCCTATTGACACCAAGAAAATTCGATGATACAAATAGATCATCAAGACAATTGTTTCATCGTTATCATAACACGCTGAAAACAAAAGTCAATAGTAAATGGCAGAAAGGAAAAAAGAAATGACACTTACACAAAAACGGCTGATGATTGTATTGATCATCGTCATTATCGCCGCCCTTTTAGGACGGCTGACAGTCCGAGGGATTATGAATCTTCTGCTCGGCGGAACATTGTTTGGAGGTAATTTTCTGTGAAACCAGAAAAAAAGAAAGGTAGAGGTATGTTTATATTTATTTGTATAGCAGCGTTTCTTGTTTCTTTTGGGTTTGGAGTCGCTTCAAAATTTGCGATTCGGCCGTCATGGGCAAAACAATACTCTGTTCAATTAACGGATGAGATCGGAAAGGTTTATAAAGATATTTCCTACGGTGACGGCGAAGCCAACAAATTTGACCTGTATGTTCCTGCAGACGGAAGTAAGGAAAGTTACGGTTTGGTGATTTATCTCCACGCAGGCGGATTTACACAAGGAGATAAGTCGGGGGACGCTGAAATGCTTTCATGGCTGTGTTCCAAAGGCTATGTTGCGGCAGGAATCAACTATACGCTGCGTAACGAAACAAATAACAAAAGCGTATATTCTCAGTCAATGGAAATCAAAGAAGCTATGCCGAAGGTCGTGGAAGAAGCGGAAAGGCTTGGATACCATATAGATAAATTGGCTATGGCAGGCGGCTCGGCCGGTCATGCGCTTGCTATGATTTACGCTTACAGAGATGCAGACGAATCGCCGGTTCCAGTCAAGTTATTATTTGGCGCTGTGGGACCTTCCAGCTTTTATGCGGAAGATTGGGATATTTACGGCTTTGATCGGGACACGAATGAATCAAGAAAAGGCGCCGCCGGTCTTTTAGGTGTTATGGGCGGTGTGGAATTGACGCCGCAAATGATAAAGGACGGCTCTTATATAGAAAAGTTAAAACCCATATCGGCAGTCATGTGGGTGGATGAAAATACTGTTCCGAGTGTTGTTGCATATGGAAAATACGATAAAATCCAGCCATATAAAGGCTCTCAAAGATTATTGGAAGCTTATAAACAGCATTCAGTGGATTACAAATATTTTGAATGTCCGCATTCCGGTCACGGACTGCAAAATGATGACAAAATCTACAAAGAATACATGGAAGCCGTAGAGCAATATCTGAATCAATATATGCCGGTGAATTAACTGCCGTGAGATTGGCTTGTATAATCATACTAGCTTTTGTAGAACAAATTGCACATAAAAAGGCCGCCCTATTTTTAAGGGCGGTCTTCTGTTTTATTGTATGATATTCATTTCCCTTTTCGTGCTGCAGGTAAAATAGATCACCTGATACTTTTCCGCAATCTCCTTTAAAAACGCTGCGGCAGCTGCATTCTTTTCATCATCCAAATTGGTGAACGGATCATCCATAATCAGAACCGGCACTTCCTCCTGATACATCGCGTCAACCAAAGCGATGCGCAGACAAACCCCTATCAAATCACGATACCCTGCGCTAAGCGCAGCAATCTCTCGTTGCTTGCCAAACTCATCCACCGTCACATTGGTATTGGCATCCACATGAAACGCCTCGGCCGGCTCTCCCGAAATCTTTTCATAATACATGCCAAAGGCCCTTCGTATCGGGTCCGCATAGCGAGCCGTCATCGCCTCCTTAGCCAATATCAGCTTCTCTTTGGCCATGCTGACAGCCGCATATTTTTCCTGCTCTGCAAGCTGAATTTCCTTTAGCTGCTGCAGCTGTGCGCTGTTTTCCTCCTGCTCCTCCTGCTTTTCCTGCAGGTCTGCCAGCGTTTTACGGTAGTCGCTTATCCTATTTTGCGCCTCCTGCATCTGGTCCGTCAGCTGCTGTATTTGCTCATTCACTGCTTCCAAGGACGGCAGCTCCGCCTCATCCGGCAGCGCTGCAAGCTGCGCCGGATCATGCTTTTCCTCAAACTCCTTCAGCTCCGTCTCCGCCTCCGCCTGCAGTCTAGCCGCCATCCGGTGCTGTCCGGTAAGCTCCTGTATCTCACGAAGCTGCTGCGCCAAATCCTTGCGCGGCTGATATCCGCTTTGCCGCAGAAACTCCGTCAGTTCCTGATGCCCAGTCTCATAGGCCGCCCTTTCCGTTTGCCAATGCTCATACTTATCCTGCAAAAACGAGAACCGCGCCGCCTGCTTCCTAAGCTCATAAAGCGCATCCTGCAAACGGTCCTCCGGCGCAGCCATACCATATCCGCTCAGCCATGCCGTCAGCGCCTCCCTTGTCCTCTGCGCCTCTGCAGGATCCGGCTCCTGCGCCGCCTTTTTCTTAAGTGATGCATATTCCAGCGACTCCATCGTCAGCTCCTGCAGCGCAGCATCCACCGTATCCTCCGCAAACACCCTGCCGTGCCGCTCAAAATATGCCGCCATTCTCGCATCCGTCTGCCCGATAAACGCCCGGTCCTCCTCTACCTCCTGCTGCAGCTGCGTAAGCTCCGGTGACGGCTGCTTCTTATTGCCAACCAGCCCCATGAGCAGCAGCACGCCGCCCACGGCGGCAAGAATGACGCCGATGCTCATCTTAACTGCAAAAGCCAAAACAGCGCCTAACAAAATGACTATGACTCCTGCTGCTGCAAGAGGAGAAACCCGCCTTGCGCGCTGTTTTTGTGCTGTCTGCAGCGCCTGCAGGGCAGCCGCCTTAGAGGAAAGCGCCGCCTTTATACTGCCCCGCTTATGCCAGGCAGCGGCAAGCTCTGTCAGCGGCTCAGCCTCATCTGCAAAGTCCGCTTCCAGCCGGCTAAGCTGCTCTTTTTCCGCTGCTGTCAGCCGCTTAGCATTAAGCTCCTGCTCCAAGTCCCTAAGCTTAGTGGCTTCCTCGATTTTATCATCTATATCCTCAGGAATGCCTCCGGAGAAAGCCTCCGACAAAGCACTCCGCTCTGCCTCCTCTTCCGGCGTTAATTTATATAAAGAACTTCTCTCCTGTCCTTTTTCAAGCTCTGTACAGGCAATGACTTTATTTTTGATCTCCTCTGCACTCAGAAGCTGTCCGGGCAGCTCCCGCCGGGCCTGCACAGCTTCTTCCGTTCTTGCCTGCACCGCCTTTTGAAGGCGGCTCCATTCGGATTTTGCCGCCGCGGCGGTGTGCTGCTTGGCAAGCTCTTCCTGCCGCTTGGCTGCATTTTGCTGCTGCAGCTTACATGCCTCATAGGCGTCCTGCTCGGCCTGCAGCTGCTGACGGTAAGCATCGATACTGGCGGAAAGGCTCTGACCACCCTGCACCAGGCGCTCATAGGCGGCAATCTGCTCTCTTCTTTTGCTGAGAGAGCCGGTGGCGCGCTTCGGCGTCAGGCGGTTCAGCATGTCTGTGAGCCGCGTGCTGGCGGTATCAAAATTATTCAGATCGTGCGTATTATCGGAAAGATTGCCGATTTTGGCATTGATATCATCTGTCGCCGCAGTTTCGCATGCGCTTTGCGTGATGAAGACGGTCCGCAGAAAGGATTCGCGGTCAATTTTGAATAGCTCCTCGCCAATCCTTTTGCTGTAATCCTTGGACGGCAGATTGGTCTTCGCGTCGCGAAGCTCAAAGGTGTCGTTTGCTTCCTTATCCTGAAATATCCTTGTGATCTGATAGGTCTTGCCGCTTGTTTCAAACACAAGCTGACCGCCGAAGACACCGCCCTGCCAGGGCTTGTAGCGTCTCCGCTCGTTGTCCTGCAGGCTGCGCCTTCTCTCCCCCTCAAGGCCGTAAAACATGGCTCTGATAAAGGCCGCGAGTGTGCTTTTGCCCCAGCCGTTTTCCTTGCAGATGACATTGACGCCATCTGAAAAATCCGCAGAGTAATCCTGCAGCTTTCCAAAATTTTCAATATGACAGGAAATTAATTTCATCGCTACTCAATCTCCTCTCCGGCAAGCGCCTGCAGGCCGTATCGGATGATCTGCGCTTTCTCCTCATCCGATAACGCGGCATCCTTCATGACTTGGCGCACATATTCTCCTTTTAGCGATTCATCGAGTAAATAATCCTCAATATTGATTTTGAGCGCGGTTTCATCGTAAACCTTAACAAAGTAAAAGCTGCCCGCAAAGCGGGATTGAAGATAAGCAATATCCTTTTCACAGGCAACGTCCAGGCTCCCCGTAAGCACGAGCTTGACCAGACTGTCCGCCGTACAGCCTGCCTCCTGCAGGGCTGACGCAGCGACGGCAATCATCTCGGCCGTTGTTTGACAGTCCGTCACATCGGCCGTAACCGTATACAGCTTCCTTTGCGCAAACGGAATAAATTCATGCGTATAAGCGCCGGTCTGCTCGTCCACCTCTATAATGACAAAGCCATGCTCTCCGCATTCGTCAAAGCCCCGGCCCTCCAGACAGCCCGGATAGCAATAGGTACCTCTGGCATCAAGCCGTTCCTTTTTATAGGCATGGATATGCCCCAGCGCCAGATAGTCGATCCCCTTATTTTTCAGCGCCTTAAGCTCGATGATCTCCGCTCGGTC is drawn from Lachnospiraceae bacterium and contains these coding sequences:
- a CDS encoding alpha/beta hydrolase, with amino-acid sequence MFIFICIAAFLVSFGFGVASKFAIRPSWAKQYSVQLTDEIGKVYKDISYGDGEANKFDLYVPADGSKESYGLVIYLHAGGFTQGDKSGDAEMLSWLCSKGYVAAGINYTLRNETNNKSVYSQSMEIKEAMPKVVEEAERLGYHIDKLAMAGGSAGHALAMIYAYRDADESPVPVKLLFGAVGPSSFYAEDWDIYGFDRDTNESRKGAAGLLGVMGGVELTPQMIKDGSYIEKLKPISAVMWVDENTVPSVVAYGKYDKIQPYKGSQRLLEAYKQHSVDYKYFECPHSGHGLQNDDKIYKEYMEAVEQYLNQYMPVN
- a CDS encoding carbohydrate ABC transporter permease, which gives rise to MSKRNPNHIKNGSSVATAIVYAILIVLALICIYPVWYVIIISVSEPIAARTMDVFLLPKGFYFGSYAQVVEDSQIWVSYGNTILYAVSCTIGMLIVCAMAAYPLTSPYMRGKRLMSFFILIPMYFSGGLIPQFILMSNYLHLYDTRWAIIFPGIVSMWYIILVRTFFMSIDEALRESARIDGANNYQILLHVYVPTSKPIMAVIAIYTLVAQWNSWYAAMIYLPNASKQPLQLYLRRMLILQEKVAQQQSGTQGGTSEDGEAAMLAALSAEQLRYTMIVVATLPIMLVYPFLQKYFVKGVMVGSLKG
- a CDS encoding TetR/AcrR family transcriptional regulator, yielding MRQTLKNVSPFSNEARNAYVIEHITDALLKLLRDKPIGDISISELCDLAGIGRASFYRNYESKEDILRGYIHKIFKEWTDEAERKDNRPLNELLGLLFAHFEKNRDFYSLLNERNLVYLLKDVIIGLCGPKPEHSKVEVYARAYVAYALYGWIEVWFQRGMQETAEEIAGMFRDQGL
- a CDS encoding DUF4981 domain-containing protein, yielding MNIPKYYEDPRTLHVGTVDNRSYYVPFSTVEEALLGDREMSDRFLPLSGLWGFHYYDSVYDLPDNFWNEDISNDQIPVPSVWQNHGYDRHQYTNINYPFPYDPPYVPAQNPCGVYQRSFEIGEKGTDRYYLGFEGVDSCFYVWVNGQFAGYSQVSHSTSEFDITELLAEGDNDLTVAVLKWCDGSYLEDQDKLRMSGIFRDVYLMLRPQHHIRDFFAHVDLTNGYKDGKLSVDVDYVGGSVPVKATLLDPDGKALAERQPGSGIEFTVENVITWNAEQPKQYTLLLECEEEVIAQKIGFRKIEVQDGVVLLNGQKIKFRGVNRHDSDPFTGYTISPEQAIVDLQLMKEHNINAIRTSHYPNAPWFPQLCSEYGFYVISESDLESHGTVPLIGGNWVDNYCLLAQDPMFEEANLDRQKRNVIRDKNCASVVIWSMGNEAGYGENFEKSGRWIKAYDPSRLLHYERSVEQPTGHTNDVSMLDLFSRMYAPTEQIERYFAGEDQGAGCNPGGTPKPYVLCEYIHAMGNGPGDAEDYWQIIQKYDGFVGGFVWEWCDHAVYAGTTETGKPKFLYGGDFGEFPHDGNFCMDGLVYPDRTPSESLLEFKNVIRPVRAEMVDGAKGTVRFTNYYDFTNLKDAVAGYYEVERDGQILQSGLLPELEAGPHESVEVTLDFAMPRKGNCYLNIIYVQRGDQLLTETGHELGRDQLQLRSEAITLPEQKNKGDFKLQENEKELVIKTDKLRYTFDKLTGQWTHLVYKNQDRITKPMGFNIWRAPTDNDQYIKLKWIESGFDRVLAHVYSVKAKAKDGLCSVRCKMSLAPIYLQKVLELDVTYLIGTDGSLDMTVKAKKEMNMPDLPRFGLRLFMPKAMDQAEYYGYGPYESYVDKHQASYISRFETTAAENHEDYLKPQESGSHYGCLEAKVTDQNGVGIQAVSEEGFSFNISRYTQEELAAKKHNFELEEAPDTVVCLDYAMAGIGSNSCGPRLKEKYQFNEAKFKFHIRINMEEK
- a CDS encoding sugar ABC transporter permease; translation: MTKQRKLMLLKDNVELYTLMLPAIIIIFIYCYIPMYGYVIAFQDYAPGAPFWGANTKWVGFKHFIKFYESIYFKRLMGNTLWLSFLNLAWGFWVPIVFALLLNEVNVMGFKKFVQTASYLPYFISMVVMCGMLISFINPAGIINKLIVALGGEAKAWRTVPSAFPTIYVLSNIWKSFGFNSILYMSVITSIDTSMYESARLDGANRFQQAIHITLPSIIPTIAIMLIMAVGGLLGANTDMILLLYVPATYEVADVIGTYIYREGLQGGKFSYTTAIGMIQTVINFGMVFIANKISDKLTGAGLF
- a CDS encoding anaerobic sulfatase maturase — translated: MPPINLLIKPASGSCNMRCRYCFYMDETSKREEENYGMMSEETLEIILQKALAETEHTLDLGFQGGEPTLAGLSFYRRLIELEKKHNHRGISIHHAIQTNGYLIDDEWAEFFAQNQFLVGLSMDGHKDLHDLYRLDAAGKGTHSRVLHAAQLLKKHKAEFNILIVVTKELAKSIGKAYGFFSKQGFTYQQYIACLDPLYEQEGQQNYSLTPQLYGQFLCDLFDLWYQDLSKGNWVYIGYFINLINMLRGGRPQTCGMSGSCSHQHVVEADGRVYPCDFYMLDEYCIGNLRTDSFAKISANRDQLGFIPLSRQIDPACRTCPYAFICRGGCRRNREPIVDGHLSRNYYCQSYQMFFKYAMPRLQALAQG